The following proteins are co-located in the Doryrhamphus excisus isolate RoL2022-K1 chromosome 3, RoL_Dexc_1.0, whole genome shotgun sequence genome:
- the dlg1b gene encoding discs large homolog 1-like protein isoform X15, giving the protein MYSMSARQVFTSKAVNGDDGKPSHVDVGPRRHHAIQHGRPQVHASLATFTACTVPASCRARSRFLNLRDSVKKSPTKSTAKVETRSEIPWVPFAYGKANPPPVMVNADSLDTPPYVNGTEADYEYEEITLERGNSGLGFSIAGGIDNPHIGEDPSIFITKVIPGGAAAQDGRLRVNDVILRVNEVDVRDVTHSRAVEALKEAGSLVRLYVRRRKPVSEKVMEIKLVKGPKGLGFSIAGGVGNQHIPGDNSIYVTKIIESGAAHKDGRLQIGDKLLAVNSSCLEEVSHEHAVTALKNTPDVVYLKVAKPNSVFINDTFGPPDLTNSFSQHLENHITPPNFLTQPLPLPASSGRYSPTPKSMLGDDDVSRYEMEPRKVVLHRGATGLGFNIVGGEDGEGIFISFILAGGPADLCGELRKGDRLVSVNGVDLRSATHEQAAAALKNAGQTVVIMAHYRPEEYSRFEAKIHDLREQMMNSSISSGSGSLRTSQKRSLYVRALFDYDKTRDSGLPSQGLDFKFGDILHVVNASDDEWWQARQMTAHGEAEDVGVIPSKRRVEKKERARLKTVKFNPKSRERGSLSDKRKKSVFPRTFLFYKSREASEQESSDVEQHVTSNASDSESSYRGQEECVLSYEAVTQQEVSYARPVIVLGPMKDRVNDDLISEFPDKFGSCVPRESKQHSALICASASERRLCLWPSDTTRPKRDYEVDGRDYHFVVSREQMEKDIQEHKFIEAGQYNNHLYGTSVQSVREVAQKGKHCILDVSGNAIKRLQLAALHPIAVFIKPKSVENIMEMNKRLTDDQSRKTFERAAKLEHEFTEHFTAIVQGDTLEEIYEQTKQIIEDQSGPFIWVQSKEKL; this is encoded by the exons ATGTACTCCATGTCCGCACGGCAAGTCTTCACCTCCAAGGCCGTAAACGGAGACGATGGGAAGCCGAGTCACGTCGACGTCGGTCCACGCAGGCATCACGCCATCCAACATGGCCGGCCACAGGTCCATGCATCGCTTGCCACGTTCACCGCCTGCACAGTGCCGGCTTCCTGCCGTGCTCGCAGCCGCTTCCTCAACCTGCGCGACAGTGTCAAGAAAAGTCCCACCAAGAGCACAGCCAAGGTGGAGACTCGTTCCGAGATTCCATGGGTGCCCTTCGCCTATGGCAAG GCCAATCCGCCCCCTGTGATGGTGAACGCAGACAGTCTGGACACTCCCCCTTAT GTGAATGGAACCGAGGCAGACTATGAGTATGAGGAGATCACATTGGAGAGG GGGAATTCGGGTCTAGGCTTCAGCATCGCGGGTGGCATAGACAACCCCCACATCGGTGAAGACCCCAGCATCTTTATCACCAAAGTCATCCCGGGGGGCGCTGCTGCGCAAGATGGACGGCTCAG GGTCAACGATGTCATCTTGCGTGTCAATGAGGTTGATGTTCGCGATGTAACGCACAGTCGGGCCGTGGAGGCGCTAAAGGAGGCGGGTTCTCTAGTTCGACTGTATGTACGCCGGAGGAAACCAGTCTCTGAGAAAGTGATGGAGATCAAACTGGTGAAAGGACCCAAAG GTCTGGGCTTCAGTATAGCGGGCGGAGTGGGAAACCAGCACATCCCAGGCGACAACAGCATCTACGTGACCAAGATCATTGAGAGTGGAGCCGCCCATAAAGATGGCCGACTGCAGATTGGAGACAAGCTTCTTGCT GTGAACAGTAGTTGTCTAGAGGAAGTTAGTCACGAGCACGCCGTCACTGCCTTGAAGAACACTCCTGACGTGGTCTACTTGAAAGTGGCCAAACCCAACAGTGTCTTCATCAATGATACCTTCGGCCCTCCAGACCTCACCAACT CGTTCTCACAGCATCTGGAGAACCATATCACTCCCCCTAACTTTCTGACTCAGCCCCTCCCTCTGCCGGCCTCATCTGGACGCTACTCGCCGACGCCCAAGAGCATGCTAGGAGATGACGACGTCTCACGGTATGAAAT GGAGCCCAGGAAGGTGGTGCTGCATCGTGGCGCCACAGGTCTAGGCTTCAACATTGTTGGTGGCGAGGACGGCGAGGGCATCTTCATCTCCTTCATCCTGGCTGGCGGACCCGCAGACCTTTGTGGAGAGCTGAGGAAAGGAGACCGCCTGGTTTCC GTCAATGGCGTGGACCTCCGCAGCGCCACGCACGAGCAGGCCGCCGCCGCCCTGAAGAATGCTGGCCAGACAGTAGTCATCATGGCCCACTACAGGCCTGAGG AGTACAGTCGCTTTGAGGCCAAGATCCACGACCTGAGGGAGCAGATGATGAACAGCAGCATCAGTTCTGGTTCAGGGTCCCTGCGGACCAGCCAGAAGAGGTCCCTGTACGTCAG AGCCCTCTTCGACTACGACAAGACGCGGGACTCGGGTCTTCCCAGTCAAGGTCTGGACTTCAAGTTCGGAGACATTCTTCACGTGGTCAATGCCTCCGACGACGAGTGGTGGCAGGCCCGGCAGATGACGGCTCATGGCGAGGCAGAGGATGTGGGCGTGATCCCCAGCAAGAGAAG AGTGGAGAAGAAGGAGCGAGCGCGGTTGAAGACAGTCAAGTTCAACCCAAAGTCCCGTGAGCGAGGG TCGCTCAGTGACAAGCGTAAAAAGAGCGTCTTTCCCAGGACGTTCCTCTTCTACAAGAGTCGGGAGGCGAGCGAGCAGGAGAGCAGCGATGTGGAGC AACACGTCACCTCAAACGCCAGTGATAGTGAAAGTAGCTACC GTGGGCAGGAGGAGTGCGTCTTGTCGTATGAAGCAGTCACTCAACAGGAAG TCAGCTATGCACGGCCCGTCATCGTCCTGGGGCCCATGAAGGACCGCGTGAACGATGACCTCATTTCAGAGTTTCCTGACAAGTTCGGCTCGTGTGTTCCACGTGAGTCAAAGCAACATTCTGCGCTTATTTGTGCGTCAGCGTCTGAACGGCGCTTGTGTCTTTGGCCATCAGACACGACGCGGCCCAAGCGGGACTACGAGGTGGACGGTCGGGATTATCACTTTGTGGTGTCCCGTGAGCAAATGGAGAAGGACATCCAGGAGCACAAGTTCATCGAGGCGGGGCAGTACAACAACCACCTGTATGGAACCAGCGTCCAGTCTGTCCGAGAGGTGGCCCAGAAG GGTAAACATTGCATCCTGGATGTGTCTGGCAACGCTATCAAGCGACTCCAGCTTGCTGCTCTTCATCCCATCGCCGTCTTCATCAAGCCCAAGTCGGTGGAGAACATTAT GGAGATGAACAAGCGACTGACAGACGATCAGAGCAGGAAGACGTTTGAGCGTGCAGCCAAGCTGGAGCACGAGTTCACCGAGCACTTCACAG ccatTGTCCAGGGCGACACGCTGGAGGAGATCTATGAGCAGACCAAGCAGATTATCGAGGACCAATCGGGTCCTTTCATCTGGGTCCAGTCCAAGGAGAAATTGTGA
- the dlg1b gene encoding discs large homolog 1-like protein isoform X16: MDCICIVTTKKYRHHDEESSPQEDQSSPQLTEEAGGPELVQVAEKNLSQIENVHGYVTHAHISPMKANPPPVMVNADSLDTPPYVNGTEADYEYEEITLERGNSGLGFSIAGGIDNPHIGEDPSIFITKVIPGGAAAQDGRLRVNDVILRVNEVDVRDVTHSRAVEALKEAGSLVRLYVRRRKPVSEKVMEIKLVKGPKGLGFSIAGGVGNQHIPGDNSIYVTKIIESGAAHKDGRLQIGDKLLAVNSSCLEEVSHEHAVTALKNTPDVVYLKVAKPNSVFINDTFGPPDLTNSFSQHLENHITPPNFLTQPLPLPASSGRYSPTPKSMLGDDDVSRYEMEPRKVVLHRGATGLGFNIVGGEDGEGIFISFILAGGPADLCGELRKGDRLVSVNGVDLRSATHEQAAAALKNAGQTVVIMAHYRPEEYSRFEAKIHDLREQMMNSSISSGSGSLRTSQKRSLYVRALFDYDKTRDSGLPSQGLDFKFGDILHVVNASDDEWWQARQMTAHGEAEDVGVIPSKRRVEKKERARLKTVKFNPKSRERGSLSDKRKKSVFPRTFLFYKSREASEQESSDVEQHVTSNASDSESSYRGQEECVLSYEAVTQQEVSYARPVIVLGPMKDRVNDDLISEFPDKFGSCVPRESKQHSALICASASERRLCLWPSDTTRPKRDYEVDGRDYHFVVSREQMEKDIQEHKFIEAGQYNNHLYGTSVQSVREVAQKGKHCILDVSGNAIKRLQLAALHPIAVFIKPKSVENIMEMNKRLTDDQSRKTFERAAKLEHEFTEHFTAIVQGDTLEEIYEQTKQIIEDQSGPFIWVQSKEKL; the protein is encoded by the exons GCCAATCCGCCCCCTGTGATGGTGAACGCAGACAGTCTGGACACTCCCCCTTAT GTGAATGGAACCGAGGCAGACTATGAGTATGAGGAGATCACATTGGAGAGG GGGAATTCGGGTCTAGGCTTCAGCATCGCGGGTGGCATAGACAACCCCCACATCGGTGAAGACCCCAGCATCTTTATCACCAAAGTCATCCCGGGGGGCGCTGCTGCGCAAGATGGACGGCTCAG GGTCAACGATGTCATCTTGCGTGTCAATGAGGTTGATGTTCGCGATGTAACGCACAGTCGGGCCGTGGAGGCGCTAAAGGAGGCGGGTTCTCTAGTTCGACTGTATGTACGCCGGAGGAAACCAGTCTCTGAGAAAGTGATGGAGATCAAACTGGTGAAAGGACCCAAAG GTCTGGGCTTCAGTATAGCGGGCGGAGTGGGAAACCAGCACATCCCAGGCGACAACAGCATCTACGTGACCAAGATCATTGAGAGTGGAGCCGCCCATAAAGATGGCCGACTGCAGATTGGAGACAAGCTTCTTGCT GTGAACAGTAGTTGTCTAGAGGAAGTTAGTCACGAGCACGCCGTCACTGCCTTGAAGAACACTCCTGACGTGGTCTACTTGAAAGTGGCCAAACCCAACAGTGTCTTCATCAATGATACCTTCGGCCCTCCAGACCTCACCAACT CGTTCTCACAGCATCTGGAGAACCATATCACTCCCCCTAACTTTCTGACTCAGCCCCTCCCTCTGCCGGCCTCATCTGGACGCTACTCGCCGACGCCCAAGAGCATGCTAGGAGATGACGACGTCTCACGGTATGAAAT GGAGCCCAGGAAGGTGGTGCTGCATCGTGGCGCCACAGGTCTAGGCTTCAACATTGTTGGTGGCGAGGACGGCGAGGGCATCTTCATCTCCTTCATCCTGGCTGGCGGACCCGCAGACCTTTGTGGAGAGCTGAGGAAAGGAGACCGCCTGGTTTCC GTCAATGGCGTGGACCTCCGCAGCGCCACGCACGAGCAGGCCGCCGCCGCCCTGAAGAATGCTGGCCAGACAGTAGTCATCATGGCCCACTACAGGCCTGAGG AGTACAGTCGCTTTGAGGCCAAGATCCACGACCTGAGGGAGCAGATGATGAACAGCAGCATCAGTTCTGGTTCAGGGTCCCTGCGGACCAGCCAGAAGAGGTCCCTGTACGTCAG AGCCCTCTTCGACTACGACAAGACGCGGGACTCGGGTCTTCCCAGTCAAGGTCTGGACTTCAAGTTCGGAGACATTCTTCACGTGGTCAATGCCTCCGACGACGAGTGGTGGCAGGCCCGGCAGATGACGGCTCATGGCGAGGCAGAGGATGTGGGCGTGATCCCCAGCAAGAGAAG AGTGGAGAAGAAGGAGCGAGCGCGGTTGAAGACAGTCAAGTTCAACCCAAAGTCCCGTGAGCGAGGG TCGCTCAGTGACAAGCGTAAAAAGAGCGTCTTTCCCAGGACGTTCCTCTTCTACAAGAGTCGGGAGGCGAGCGAGCAGGAGAGCAGCGATGTGGAGC AACACGTCACCTCAAACGCCAGTGATAGTGAAAGTAGCTACC GTGGGCAGGAGGAGTGCGTCTTGTCGTATGAAGCAGTCACTCAACAGGAAG TCAGCTATGCACGGCCCGTCATCGTCCTGGGGCCCATGAAGGACCGCGTGAACGATGACCTCATTTCAGAGTTTCCTGACAAGTTCGGCTCGTGTGTTCCACGTGAGTCAAAGCAACATTCTGCGCTTATTTGTGCGTCAGCGTCTGAACGGCGCTTGTGTCTTTGGCCATCAGACACGACGCGGCCCAAGCGGGACTACGAGGTGGACGGTCGGGATTATCACTTTGTGGTGTCCCGTGAGCAAATGGAGAAGGACATCCAGGAGCACAAGTTCATCGAGGCGGGGCAGTACAACAACCACCTGTATGGAACCAGCGTCCAGTCTGTCCGAGAGGTGGCCCAGAAG GGTAAACATTGCATCCTGGATGTGTCTGGCAACGCTATCAAGCGACTCCAGCTTGCTGCTCTTCATCCCATCGCCGTCTTCATCAAGCCCAAGTCGGTGGAGAACATTAT GGAGATGAACAAGCGACTGACAGACGATCAGAGCAGGAAGACGTTTGAGCGTGCAGCCAAGCTGGAGCACGAGTTCACCGAGCACTTCACAG ccatTGTCCAGGGCGACACGCTGGAGGAGATCTATGAGCAGACCAAGCAGATTATCGAGGACCAATCGGGTCCTTTCATCTGGGTCCAGTCCAAGGAGAAATTGTGA
- the dlg1b gene encoding discs large homolog 1-like protein isoform X17 produces the protein MLNSVCYAKKMGRRIMVTLRTTKRLHRRLLANPPPVMVNADSLDTPPYVNGTEADYEYEEITLERGNSGLGFSIAGGIDNPHIGEDPSIFITKVIPGGAAAQDGRLRVNDVILRVNEVDVRDVTHSRAVEALKEAGSLVRLYVRRRKPVSEKVMEIKLVKGPKGLGFSIAGGVGNQHIPGDNSIYVTKIIESGAAHKDGRLQIGDKLLAVNSSCLEEVSHEHAVTALKNTPDVVYLKVAKPNSVFINDTFGPPDLTNSFSQHLENHITPPNFLTQPLPLPASSGRYSPTPKSMLGDDDVSRYEMEPRKVVLHRGATGLGFNIVGGEDGEGIFISFILAGGPADLCGELRKGDRLVSVNGVDLRSATHEQAAAALKNAGQTVVIMAHYRPEEYSRFEAKIHDLREQMMNSSISSGSGSLRTSQKRSLYVRALFDYDKTRDSGLPSQGLDFKFGDILHVVNASDDEWWQARQMTAHGEAEDVGVIPSKRRVEKKERARLKTVKFNPKSRERGSLSDKRKKSVFPRTFLFYKSREASEQESSDVEQHVTSNASDSESSYRGQEECVLSYEAVTQQEVSYARPVIVLGPMKDRVNDDLISEFPDKFGSCVPRESKQHSALICASASERRLCLWPSDTTRPKRDYEVDGRDYHFVVSREQMEKDIQEHKFIEAGQYNNHLYGTSVQSVREVAQKGKHCILDVSGNAIKRLQLAALHPIAVFIKPKSVENIMEMNKRLTDDQSRKTFERAAKLEHEFTEHFTAIVQGDTLEEIYEQTKQIIEDQSGPFIWVQSKEKL, from the exons GCCAATCCGCCCCCTGTGATGGTGAACGCAGACAGTCTGGACACTCCCCCTTAT GTGAATGGAACCGAGGCAGACTATGAGTATGAGGAGATCACATTGGAGAGG GGGAATTCGGGTCTAGGCTTCAGCATCGCGGGTGGCATAGACAACCCCCACATCGGTGAAGACCCCAGCATCTTTATCACCAAAGTCATCCCGGGGGGCGCTGCTGCGCAAGATGGACGGCTCAG GGTCAACGATGTCATCTTGCGTGTCAATGAGGTTGATGTTCGCGATGTAACGCACAGTCGGGCCGTGGAGGCGCTAAAGGAGGCGGGTTCTCTAGTTCGACTGTATGTACGCCGGAGGAAACCAGTCTCTGAGAAAGTGATGGAGATCAAACTGGTGAAAGGACCCAAAG GTCTGGGCTTCAGTATAGCGGGCGGAGTGGGAAACCAGCACATCCCAGGCGACAACAGCATCTACGTGACCAAGATCATTGAGAGTGGAGCCGCCCATAAAGATGGCCGACTGCAGATTGGAGACAAGCTTCTTGCT GTGAACAGTAGTTGTCTAGAGGAAGTTAGTCACGAGCACGCCGTCACTGCCTTGAAGAACACTCCTGACGTGGTCTACTTGAAAGTGGCCAAACCCAACAGTGTCTTCATCAATGATACCTTCGGCCCTCCAGACCTCACCAACT CGTTCTCACAGCATCTGGAGAACCATATCACTCCCCCTAACTTTCTGACTCAGCCCCTCCCTCTGCCGGCCTCATCTGGACGCTACTCGCCGACGCCCAAGAGCATGCTAGGAGATGACGACGTCTCACGGTATGAAAT GGAGCCCAGGAAGGTGGTGCTGCATCGTGGCGCCACAGGTCTAGGCTTCAACATTGTTGGTGGCGAGGACGGCGAGGGCATCTTCATCTCCTTCATCCTGGCTGGCGGACCCGCAGACCTTTGTGGAGAGCTGAGGAAAGGAGACCGCCTGGTTTCC GTCAATGGCGTGGACCTCCGCAGCGCCACGCACGAGCAGGCCGCCGCCGCCCTGAAGAATGCTGGCCAGACAGTAGTCATCATGGCCCACTACAGGCCTGAGG AGTACAGTCGCTTTGAGGCCAAGATCCACGACCTGAGGGAGCAGATGATGAACAGCAGCATCAGTTCTGGTTCAGGGTCCCTGCGGACCAGCCAGAAGAGGTCCCTGTACGTCAG AGCCCTCTTCGACTACGACAAGACGCGGGACTCGGGTCTTCCCAGTCAAGGTCTGGACTTCAAGTTCGGAGACATTCTTCACGTGGTCAATGCCTCCGACGACGAGTGGTGGCAGGCCCGGCAGATGACGGCTCATGGCGAGGCAGAGGATGTGGGCGTGATCCCCAGCAAGAGAAG AGTGGAGAAGAAGGAGCGAGCGCGGTTGAAGACAGTCAAGTTCAACCCAAAGTCCCGTGAGCGAGGG TCGCTCAGTGACAAGCGTAAAAAGAGCGTCTTTCCCAGGACGTTCCTCTTCTACAAGAGTCGGGAGGCGAGCGAGCAGGAGAGCAGCGATGTGGAGC AACACGTCACCTCAAACGCCAGTGATAGTGAAAGTAGCTACC GTGGGCAGGAGGAGTGCGTCTTGTCGTATGAAGCAGTCACTCAACAGGAAG TCAGCTATGCACGGCCCGTCATCGTCCTGGGGCCCATGAAGGACCGCGTGAACGATGACCTCATTTCAGAGTTTCCTGACAAGTTCGGCTCGTGTGTTCCACGTGAGTCAAAGCAACATTCTGCGCTTATTTGTGCGTCAGCGTCTGAACGGCGCTTGTGTCTTTGGCCATCAGACACGACGCGGCCCAAGCGGGACTACGAGGTGGACGGTCGGGATTATCACTTTGTGGTGTCCCGTGAGCAAATGGAGAAGGACATCCAGGAGCACAAGTTCATCGAGGCGGGGCAGTACAACAACCACCTGTATGGAACCAGCGTCCAGTCTGTCCGAGAGGTGGCCCAGAAG GGTAAACATTGCATCCTGGATGTGTCTGGCAACGCTATCAAGCGACTCCAGCTTGCTGCTCTTCATCCCATCGCCGTCTTCATCAAGCCCAAGTCGGTGGAGAACATTAT GGAGATGAACAAGCGACTGACAGACGATCAGAGCAGGAAGACGTTTGAGCGTGCAGCCAAGCTGGAGCACGAGTTCACCGAGCACTTCACAG ccatTGTCCAGGGCGACACGCTGGAGGAGATCTATGAGCAGACCAAGCAGATTATCGAGGACCAATCGGGTCCTTTCATCTGGGTCCAGTCCAAGGAGAAATTGTGA